Proteins encoded in a region of the Zea mays cultivar B73 chromosome 4, Zm-B73-REFERENCE-NAM-5.0, whole genome shotgun sequence genome:
- the LOC100285570 gene encoding ferredoxin-thioredoxin reductase, variable chain-like, giving the protein MATATAAVAPPSTSTSSVLLRRRLPSPAPASASAAFPRLPGPPPPPPRRARLLLLQVALTSEVASDDVAAEEAAAAPKIGRRVRVTAPLRVHHVIKAPDLDVQGMEGVVKQYVGVWKGKRVTANLPFKVEVQLAVEGQPKPVRFFVHLREDEFEFVDGE; this is encoded by the coding sequence ATGGCGACCGCCACCGCGGCCGTAGCGCCGCCGTCCACCTCCACCTCCTCGGTCCTCCTGCGCCGCCGGCTCCCTTCCCCGGCGCCCGCGTCCGCGTCCGCCGCCTTCCCCCGGCTCCCcggcccgcccccgcccccgccgcgcCGCGCGCGCCTGCTCCTCCTCCAGGTCGCGCTCACCAGCGAGGTGGCCTCGGACGACGTGGCGGCCGAGGAGGCCGCGGCCGCGCCCAAGATCGGCAGGCGGGTGCGCGTCACGGCGCCGCTCCGCGTCCACCACGTCATCAAGGCGCCCGACCTGGACGTCCAGGGCATGGAGGGCGTCGTCAAGCAGTACGTCGGCGTGTGGAAGGGCAAGCGCGTCACCGCCAACCTGCCCTTCAAGGTCGAGGTCCAGCTCGCCGTCGAGGGCCAGCCCAAGCCCGTCCGGTTCTTCGTCCACCTCCGTGAGGACGAGTTCGAGTTCGTCGATGGGGAGTGA